One region of Peromyscus eremicus chromosome 4, PerEre_H2_v1, whole genome shotgun sequence genomic DNA includes:
- the Barhl1 gene encoding barH-like 1 homeobox protein: protein MEGSNGFGIDSILSHRAGSPALPKGDPLLGDCRSPLELSPRSESSSDCSSPASPGRDCLETSASRPGAASGPGLDSHLQPGQLSAPAQSRTVTSSFLIRDILADCKPLAACAPYSSSGQPAAPEPGGRLAAKAGEDFRDKLDKSVSSASSDSEYKVKEEGDREISSSRDSPPVRLKKPRKARTAFTDHQLAQLERSFERQKYLSVQDRMELAASLNLTDTQVKTWYQNRRTKWKRQTAVGLELLAEAGNYSALQRMFPSPYFYPQSLVSNLDPGAALYLYRGPSAPPPALQRPLVPRILIHGLQGATEPPPPLPPLPGVLPRAAQPR, encoded by the exons ATGGAAGGCTCCAATGGCTTTGGGATTGACTCCATTCTCTCCCACCGAGCGGGCAGCCCCGCCCTTCCCAAGGGGGACCCCTTGCTTGGGGACTGCCGTTCACCCCTGGAGCTGAGTCCGCGCTCAGAGAGCAGCAGCGACTGCTCTTCGCCAGCCTCGCCGGGAAGAGACTGTCTGGAGACCAGTGCCTCGCGGCCCGGTGCGGCATCTGGCCCAGGTTTGGACTCTCACCTGCAGCCGGGGCAGCTTTCAGCCCCAGCCCAGTCGCGAACCGTCACCTCCTCCTTTCTGATCAGGGACATCCTTGCTGACTGCAAACCTCTCGCGGCCTGTGCACCCTACTCTAGCAGCGGGCAGCCTGCAGCCCCTGAGCCTGGGGGCCGCCTTGCGGCCAAGGCCGGGGAGGACTTTCGGGATAAGCTGGACAAAAGTGTCAGCAGCGCCTCGTCGGACTCTGAATACAAAG TGAAGGAGGAGGGTGATCGCGAGATCTCCAGCTCTAGGGACAGTCCCCCTGTGCGCCTGAAAAAGCCACGAAAAGCGCGCACCGCCTTCACTGACCATCAGCTGGCGCAGCTGGAGCGTAGCTTCGAGAGGCAGAAATACCTGAGTGTGCAAGACCGCATGGAGCTGGCTGCCTCGCTCAACCTCACGGACACGCAGGTCAAGACCTGGTACCAGAACCGCAG GACTAAATGGAAGCGACAGACAGCCGTGGGGCTGGAGCTGCTGGCGGAGGCAGGCAATTACTCGGCGCTCCAGAGAATGTTCCCGTCGCCTTATTTCTACCCTCAGAGTCTCGTTTCCAACCTGGACCCGGGTGCCGCGCTCTATCTGTACCGCGGCCCCAGTGCGCCACCGCCTGCCCTCCAGAGACCTCTGGTGCCCCGCATCCTCATCCACGGACTCCAGGGCGCCACCGAGCCGCCCCCGCCGCTGCCCCCGCTGCCCGGTGTCCTCCCGCGCGCCGCGCAGCCTCGGTGA